A genomic segment from Bacillota bacterium encodes:
- a CDS encoding ABC transporter ATP-binding protein, giving the protein MLRACDITVGYGDMMAIHGISFEVRQGEIVCIVGANGAGKSTILRTVSGLLKPVSGTLEFQGVRLDRMEPHDITALGIAHVPEGRRLFSRLSVKDNLLLGAHALGDRGDVASGLEMVYELFPVLKERSQQRAGTMSGGEQQMVAIGRGLMLRPRLRMLDEPSLGIAPALVERILTSIAEINGQFGTTILLVEQNVVEALEISHRAYVIQSGELLASGASREILESETVKKAYLGMF; this is encoded by the coding sequence GTGCTAAGAGCGTGTGACATCACGGTAGGATACGGGGACATGATGGCGATACATGGCATTTCCTTCGAGGTGCGCCAGGGGGAGATCGTGTGCATCGTGGGAGCCAACGGCGCTGGGAAGAGCACCATCCTCCGGACGGTGTCCGGGCTCCTCAAGCCTGTCTCGGGCACACTGGAGTTCCAGGGGGTTCGCCTGGACAGGATGGAGCCCCACGATATAACCGCGCTGGGGATAGCCCACGTACCCGAGGGCAGGAGACTGTTCAGCAGGCTCAGTGTCAAGGATAACCTCCTCCTGGGCGCCCACGCCTTGGGGGACCGGGGGGATGTGGCTTCGGGCCTGGAGATGGTGTACGAGCTCTTCCCGGTACTGAAGGAACGGAGCCAGCAGAGGGCCGGAACCATGAGCGGTGGCGAGCAGCAGATGGTGGCGATCGGCCGCGGCCTCATGCTGAGGCCGAGGCTCCGGATGCTTGACGAGCCCTCCCTTGGCATCGCTCCCGCTCTGGTTGAGAGGATCCTCACCAGTATTGCCGAGATCAACGGGCAGTTCGGCACCACCATTCTCCTGGTCGAGCAGAATGTCGTGGAGGCCCTGGAGATCTCCCACAGGGCCTACGTGATCCAGAGCGGTGAACTCCTGGCTAGCGGCGCCAGCCGGGAGATCCTCGAGTCGGAGACGGTGAAGAAGGCCTACCTGGGGATGTTCTGA
- a CDS encoding extracellular solute-binding protein: MSKKTGFLIISGLVLLSFILGMIIAESRQAQKTAPVNSVVNVYTARHYGVEEAFAEFTRETGIAVRFTTGSDAVLRERIKAEDKYTPADVYIAVDAGNLWLAAQDGLLSPVVSEVLAANIPENLRDTENRWFGLTKRVRTIMYHPDRVSPEELSTYEALADPKWRGRLAMRPATHSYTQSLVANLIAIHGREQTGEIVRGWVANSPTLIDSDTRILETLAAGGADVAIANHYYLGRLLDANPGFPVRVFWANQGDGGRGAHANISGAGVTTHATNRDSAVKLLEWLSSPGGQKLFADSNHEFPANPNVEPHPIIAGFGTFITDPIDKSEYGRLQVEAIKLLDEAGYR; the protein is encoded by the coding sequence ATGTCTAAGAAAACCGGGTTCTTGATCATCAGTGGTCTTGTTTTGCTGTCTTTTATCCTGGGCATGATTATTGCCGAATCGCGGCAGGCACAAAAAACCGCACCGGTAAACAGTGTAGTTAACGTTTACACCGCCCGTCATTACGGGGTGGAGGAAGCTTTCGCTGAATTTACCAGGGAAACTGGCATTGCCGTCCGCTTTACTACGGGAAGCGATGCCGTCTTGCGCGAGCGAATTAAGGCCGAGGATAAGTATACGCCTGCCGATGTCTACATAGCCGTGGATGCCGGCAACCTCTGGCTGGCCGCCCAGGACGGCTTGCTCTCGCCGGTGGTGAGCGAGGTGCTTGCCGCCAACATCCCGGAAAATCTGCGGGACACGGAAAACCGCTGGTTTGGCCTGACCAAGCGCGTCCGCACCATTATGTATCATCCTGACCGGGTCAGCCCGGAAGAATTATCCACCTATGAGGCATTGGCCGACCCCAAATGGCGCGGGCGCCTGGCGATGCGGCCGGCCACTCACTCCTATACCCAGTCGCTGGTCGCCAACCTGATAGCAATACATGGCCGGGAGCAGACCGGTGAAATCGTGCGCGGCTGGGTAGCCAACTCACCCACGCTGATTGACAGCGATACGCGGATCCTGGAGACACTGGCTGCCGGCGGCGCTGATGTCGCCATCGCCAATCATTACTACCTGGGAAGGCTGCTGGATGCCAACCCCGGCTTCCCTGTCCGTGTCTTCTGGGCCAACCAGGGTGATGGCGGGCGGGGTGCTCACGCCAACATCAGCGGCGCCGGCGTTACCACCCACGCGACAAACCGTGACAGCGCCGTTAAGCTGCTGGAGTGGCTGAGCAGCCCGGGCGGCCAGAAATTGTTTGCCGACTCCAACCATGAGTTTCCTGCCAATCCCAATGTGGAGCCGCATCCTATCATCGCCGGGTTTGGTACCTTTATCACCGATCCAATCGACAAATCGGAGTACGGACGCCTGCAGGTGGAAGCTATCAAACTGCTAGATGAGGCCGGATATAGGTGA
- a CDS encoding iron ABC transporter permease, giving the protein MRPLNTLKTKRFPGLVRHGWSWRSLPVLPLSLALLVGLPVLVVSSALLTPTREVWLHLGRTLLPEMSRNTLMLLVGVGAGTLLLGVSLAWLVSAYRFPGHGMLEWLLVLPMAMPTYVQAFVYMATLDFAGPVQSFLRLHFPGIAWLPEIRSGAGAILVMTLVLYPYVYLLARAAFREQSGVLLEAARVMGYGPTAIFFRVILPLARPSIAAGLALAVMEALADFATVRFLNFPTLSDGVIRVWYGMMNLRAASELAGLLAVVALAILLLEYALRGRSRYFQVGGKAPGIALSGLRGWRGYLASAACLLVVGIAFALPVAQLLSWALKELLSQPAGALEVYARLAQNSILLSLLAALFASITALLLASGVRTSGNKAAFILARLATSGYAMPGAVIAVGIIGPLSAFDHALNNLLQAWRGTGVGLLLTGSVIGLVYAYVVRFMSIGFSSVDASLEKITPNVTAAARILGAGPWRLLRHIHLPLVAPGMLAGAILIFVDVMKELPITLMLRPFGYDTLAVWVWQMAAESAWGGASLPALAIVLTGLIPVVFLMRAASRSY; this is encoded by the coding sequence GTGAGACCGCTCAATACACTCAAGACAAAACGTTTCCCTGGGTTAGTCAGGCACGGGTGGAGCTGGCGCAGCCTGCCCGTGCTGCCGCTTTCCCTCGCGCTGCTGGTGGGGCTGCCGGTGCTGGTGGTCAGTTCTGCTCTCTTAACACCCACCAGGGAAGTCTGGCTTCACCTGGGACGGACGCTGTTGCCGGAGATGAGCCGCAACACGCTGATGCTGCTGGTGGGCGTAGGTGCTGGCACGCTGCTGCTGGGCGTCAGCCTTGCCTGGCTGGTGTCGGCTTACCGTTTTCCGGGCCATGGCATGCTGGAATGGCTGTTGGTGCTGCCCATGGCCATGCCTACCTACGTGCAGGCCTTTGTTTATATGGCCACTCTTGATTTTGCCGGGCCGGTTCAGAGCTTCCTGCGCCTGCACTTTCCCGGTATTGCCTGGCTTCCAGAAATCCGGTCGGGAGCAGGCGCCATCCTGGTAATGACCCTGGTCTTATACCCTTATGTTTACCTGTTAGCCAGAGCCGCTTTCCGGGAACAGAGCGGCGTGTTGCTGGAAGCCGCCCGAGTAATGGGATACGGCCCGACAGCTATCTTTTTCAGGGTTATCCTGCCGCTGGCCAGGCCTTCCATCGCCGCCGGCCTGGCGCTGGCTGTCATGGAAGCGCTCGCTGATTTTGCCACAGTCCGTTTTCTTAATTTTCCAACCTTGTCTGACGGCGTAATCCGTGTCTGGTACGGGATGATGAACCTGCGCGCCGCTTCTGAACTGGCCGGACTCCTGGCGGTGGTGGCTTTGGCCATTCTCCTGCTGGAGTACGCTCTGCGCGGTCGCAGCCGTTACTTCCAGGTGGGCGGCAAGGCGCCCGGGATTGCGTTATCCGGGCTGCGGGGCTGGCGCGGTTACCTGGCGTCGGCTGCCTGCCTGCTGGTAGTGGGGATAGCCTTTGCTTTGCCGGTGGCGCAGCTGCTTTCATGGGCGCTGAAGGAACTGCTCAGTCAGCCCGCCGGGGCACTGGAAGTCTATGCGCGGCTTGCCCAGAACAGCATCCTCCTGTCCTTGCTTGCGGCGCTTTTTGCCTCAATCACAGCACTGCTGCTAGCCAGCGGTGTCCGGACAAGCGGGAATAAAGCCGCCTTTATCCTCGCCAGGCTGGCGACCAGCGGCTACGCCATGCCGGGGGCGGTCATTGCAGTTGGCATTATCGGTCCCCTGTCCGCCTTTGACCACGCACTGAATAATCTCCTGCAGGCGTGGCGGGGAACCGGTGTGGGGCTTTTGTTGACCGGGTCTGTGATTGGCCTGGTTTACGCATACGTTGTCCGCTTCATGTCTATTGGCTTTAGTAGTGTCGATGCCAGCCTGGAGAAGATTACGCCAAATGTTACGGCGGCGGCTCGTATCCTTGGAGCAGGCCCGTGGCGCCTGCTCCGGCACATCCACCTGCCGCTGGTGGCACCCGGTATGCTGGCTGGAGCGATCCTTATTTTTGTCGATGTCATGAAGGAGCTGCCGATAACGTTGATGCTACGTCCCTTTGGCTATGATACACTGGCCGTGTGGGTCTGGCAGATGGCCGCCGAATCCGCCTGGGGCGGCGCGTCACTGCCAGCACTGGCCATCGTGCTGACCGGACTGATACCGGTAGTCTTCTTAATGCGGGCAGCCTCCCGCAGTTACTAA
- a CDS encoding ABC transporter ATP-binding protein has product MSLTPNSSGACQLKDRPAYVLLDNVSKFYATTKAVSHLAVGIGKGEFFSLLGPSGCGKTTTLRLIAGLERPDEGTIIIDGEVAASLDTWIPPEKRGIGIVFQDYALFPHMSVAQNVVFGLKGYGRGKARDRVKELLALTGLADLAARYPHELSGGQRQRVALARSLAPRPRVILLDEPFSNLDADLREELRRETKGILKEQGATTILVTHDQEEAFSLSDRVGVLRSGTLEQLGSPSEIYHWPRSRFVADFVGKADFIDGTVEGKTVHSPFGSFPLDDVRELGTKVELMVRPDDVDFAPDATGQAVITESRFLGASVLYRLQFADGRALHAVKPSEELTPAGTRVHVKVNVSHMVIFPKD; this is encoded by the coding sequence ATGTCATTGACGCCAAACTCATCTGGAGCATGTCAGCTGAAAGACAGGCCTGCTTATGTCCTTCTGGACAATGTCTCGAAGTTTTATGCGACCACCAAAGCAGTTTCCCACCTGGCAGTCGGCATAGGCAAAGGAGAGTTTTTTTCTTTGCTCGGCCCGTCAGGCTGTGGGAAGACAACCACTTTGCGGTTGATTGCAGGCCTGGAGCGTCCTGACGAAGGCACTATTATCATCGATGGAGAAGTGGCGGCTTCGCTCGACACCTGGATTCCACCTGAAAAAAGAGGCATTGGCATTGTCTTTCAGGATTATGCCCTGTTTCCCCATATGTCTGTGGCACAAAACGTGGTCTTCGGACTGAAAGGGTACGGGCGGGGAAAGGCCAGGGACAGAGTGAAAGAACTACTCGCGCTGACAGGGCTGGCAGATCTTGCCGCGAGGTACCCGCACGAGCTTTCCGGCGGTCAGCGGCAAAGGGTGGCGCTAGCCCGCTCTTTGGCTCCGCGCCCCCGCGTTATTCTGCTTGACGAGCCTTTTTCCAACCTTGATGCCGACCTCAGGGAAGAACTGCGCAGGGAAACGAAGGGCATCCTTAAAGAGCAGGGCGCAACCACAATTCTGGTTACCCATGACCAGGAGGAAGCCTTCTCCCTTTCCGACAGGGTCGGCGTACTGCGGAGCGGCACGCTGGAGCAACTGGGCAGCCCGTCGGAAATATATCACTGGCCTCGCAGCAGATTTGTCGCCGATTTTGTAGGTAAGGCCGATTTCATTGACGGCACCGTCGAGGGCAAAACGGTTCATTCCCCCTTCGGCTCTTTCCCGCTTGACGATGTCCGGGAGTTAGGGACAAAGGTAGAACTGATGGTCAGGCCTGACGATGTCGATTTCGCCCCCGATGCTACAGGTCAGGCTGTTATCACCGAGTCGCGTTTCCTCGGGGCGTCGGTGCTGTACCGGTTGCAGTTTGCCGACGGCAGGGCCTTACATGCCGTCAAACCATCTGAAGAGCTGACTCCCGCCGGCACCAGAGTACACGTTAAGGTCAACGTGAGCCATATGGTCATTTTCCCCAAAGACTGA